A genomic segment from Brevundimonas sp. SORGH_AS_0993 encodes:
- a CDS encoding aspartyl protease family protein translates to MRRRDLLIRLGLVAGAVGGAWWVRDHVVWRRPTAAFADGPTDWLPYAEALATTPTLALSVNGQPVRALVDSGAQYSAVDRSLVQRLGLTNLFDIPMVAYGVGGGAQMGRGATLDVSIGVGGRALRLDGLRAALLDLGPLAGEAGLGAGLILGQDVLAELVLELDARARRLRFAPRAGWTPPAALTALSVRRAGRALETTITVEGATVEAVVDTGASALVALTRDAARGAGLLDGRERRAGRSIVLGGVIQAETVRVRTLTIGDELHRRAEVAIYNDVLVPGFPRALVGMAAFAERRMAMDLGRPGLWVARPLELTVEP, encoded by the coding sequence ATGAGACGACGCGATCTTCTGATCCGGCTGGGCCTGGTCGCCGGCGCCGTGGGCGGGGCCTGGTGGGTGCGCGACCACGTCGTCTGGCGTCGGCCGACGGCCGCGTTCGCCGACGGTCCGACCGACTGGCTTCCCTATGCAGAGGCGCTGGCGACGACCCCCACCCTGGCGCTGAGCGTCAACGGTCAGCCGGTGCGGGCGCTGGTGGATTCAGGCGCGCAATATTCGGCGGTGGATCGGTCGCTGGTGCAGCGGCTGGGCCTGACCAACCTGTTCGACATTCCCATGGTCGCTTATGGCGTGGGCGGCGGGGCGCAGATGGGGCGCGGCGCGACCCTGGACGTGTCGATCGGCGTGGGCGGCCGCGCCCTGCGGCTGGACGGACTGCGCGCCGCGCTCCTGGACCTGGGGCCGCTGGCGGGCGAGGCCGGGCTGGGGGCCGGGCTGATCCTGGGCCAGGACGTGCTGGCCGAACTGGTGCTGGAGCTGGACGCCCGGGCGCGTCGGTTGCGGTTCGCGCCGCGCGCCGGCTGGACCCCGCCTGCGGCCCTGACGGCCCTGTCCGTGCGGCGCGCCGGTCGCGCGCTGGAGACCACCATCACGGTGGAGGGCGCGACGGTGGAGGCGGTGGTGGACACCGGCGCCTCGGCCCTTGTGGCCCTGACGCGCGACGCGGCCCGCGGCGCGGGCCTGCTGGACGGGCGCGAGCGGCGGGCGGGCCGCAGCATCGTTCTGGGCGGGGTGATCCAGGCCGAGACGGTGCGCGTCCGCACATTGACCATCGGCGACGAACTGCATCGCCGGGCCGAGGTGGCCATTTATAACGACGTGCTCGTGCCCGGCTTTCCGCGCGCCTTGGTCGGCATGGCCGCCTTCGCCGAGCGGCGCATGGCCATGGACCTGGGCCGGCCGGGGCTGTGGGTCGCCCGGCCGCTGGAGCTTACGGTGGAACCCTGA
- a CDS encoding DUF1700 domain-containing protein, which yields MTRAEFINRLKDGLVGLPTTTANDILADYQTHFDDGLAAGRTEAEVAAALGDPVRLARELKAEAGIQRWRQEKNPSAAAGAVFAVLGLGALDILILLPLLMGVVGTVFGFFIAAVVMFVCGGVVMVAGPFAGFPGGPFAAILMGLGLMAGAVFIAALLTIFTIWLVNGVVWFARLHYRLLKPALEPSSSSQSTSPSGVSA from the coding sequence ATGACGCGCGCCGAGTTCATCAATCGCCTGAAGGACGGGCTGGTCGGACTGCCGACCACCACGGCCAACGACATACTGGCTGACTACCAGACCCATTTCGACGACGGCCTGGCCGCCGGACGCACCGAGGCCGAGGTCGCGGCGGCGCTGGGCGATCCGGTCCGGCTGGCCCGCGAACTGAAGGCCGAGGCCGGCATCCAGCGCTGGCGCCAGGAAAAGAACCCGTCCGCCGCCGCCGGCGCCGTCTTCGCGGTGCTGGGCCTGGGCGCGCTGGACATCCTGATCCTTCTGCCCCTGCTGATGGGCGTGGTGGGGACCGTGTTCGGCTTCTTCATCGCCGCCGTCGTCATGTTCGTCTGCGGCGGGGTGGTCATGGTCGCAGGCCCCTTCGCCGGCTTCCCCGGCGGGCCCTTTGCGGCGATCCTGATGGGGCTGGGCCTGATGGCCGGGGCCGTCTTCATCGCGGCCCTCCTGACCATTTTCACCATCTGGCTGGTCAACGGCGTTGTATGGTTCGCCCGCCTGCATTACCGCCTGCTCAAGCCCGCGCTTGAGCCTTCTTCTTCCTCCCAATCCACCTCGCCTTCGGGAGTTTCGGCATGA
- a CDS encoding alpha/beta fold hydrolase, giving the protein MSNPVRPFRGVFAPLRLAVVLGALIACAGVDNDTARAEARSGGPGAAAAAPFVSDRLSVDVVGQGADVILIPGLASSREAWRATADRLKATHRVHLVQLAGFAGEPWRHGDGAFVQPEVEELARYIRQAGLNRPAVIGHSMGGLSGLLLAQRQPGLVGRLMTVDSLPFYSALFGPTATPEGVRPFADQAAAMIVGADDARFRTQQEATAKALSRTPEEQARIVAWSMTSDRHAVASAMKDVMTIDARPGLAAMTTPVTALYAADADGGASAAGADALWAREYSALPGVTLIRVDGSRHFIMADQPERFAALVEAFLAHP; this is encoded by the coding sequence ATGTCGAATCCCGTTCGCCCTTTCCGGGGCGTCTTCGCGCCCCTGCGCCTGGCCGTCGTCCTGGGCGCTCTGATCGCCTGCGCCGGCGTCGACAACGACACGGCTCGGGCCGAGGCTCGATCCGGCGGTCCGGGCGCGGCGGCCGCCGCGCCCTTCGTTTCGGACCGGCTGTCGGTGGACGTGGTCGGGCAGGGGGCGGACGTGATCCTGATTCCCGGCCTGGCGTCCTCACGCGAGGCGTGGCGGGCGACGGCGGATCGGCTGAAGGCGACGCATCGGGTGCATCTGGTGCAGTTGGCCGGGTTCGCGGGCGAGCCGTGGCGCCATGGCGACGGCGCTTTCGTCCAGCCCGAAGTCGAGGAACTGGCCCGCTACATCCGTCAGGCCGGGCTGAACCGGCCGGCGGTGATCGGCCATTCGATGGGCGGCCTGAGCGGTCTGTTGCTGGCGCAGCGACAGCCGGGTCTGGTCGGCCGGCTGATGACGGTGGACAGCCTGCCCTTCTACAGCGCCCTGTTCGGTCCGACCGCGACGCCCGAAGGCGTCAGGCCGTTCGCCGACCAGGCGGCCGCCATGATCGTGGGCGCGGACGACGCTCGGTTCCGCACTCAGCAGGAGGCCACGGCCAAGGCACTCTCGCGGACGCCGGAGGAGCAGGCGCGGATCGTCGCCTGGTCGATGACCAGCGACCGCCACGCCGTCGCCTCGGCCATGAAGGACGTGATGACGATCGATGCCCGGCCGGGGCTGGCGGCCATGACGACGCCGGTGACGGCTCTGTACGCCGCCGATGCCGACGGCGGAGCGTCGGCGGCGGGCGCCGACGCCCTGTGGGCGCGCGAGTATTCGGCTTTGCCGGGAGTGACGCTGATCCGGGTGGACGGATCGCGCCATTTCATCATGGCCGACCAGCCCGAACGGTTCGCCGCCTTGGTGGAGGCGTTCCTGGCGCACCCCTGA
- a CDS encoding methyltransferase, which translates to MTVADPAAFVRSQTRLQPVPHAPEISLWLADEITPIWRLTEEELGQMGLPPPFWAFAWAGGQALARYVLDHPHEVAGMRVLDFAAGSGLVGVAAMRAGAAQVLCADIDPFCQAAVAANAQANGVVLGFTDRNLLEAPPPPVDVICAGDICYEKPMTEAVLAWLDQARAKGTRVLIGDPGRTYFPRSGLNFLAEYRVPTTRELEDQEIKRSSVWAMP; encoded by the coding sequence GTGACCGTCGCCGATCCCGCCGCCTTCGTCCGCAGCCAGACTCGGCTGCAGCCCGTGCCGCACGCGCCCGAAATCTCCCTGTGGCTGGCCGATGAGATCACGCCGATTTGGCGCCTGACCGAGGAGGAGCTGGGCCAGATGGGCCTGCCGCCGCCGTTCTGGGCCTTCGCCTGGGCGGGCGGCCAGGCCCTGGCGCGCTATGTGCTGGATCATCCGCACGAGGTCGCCGGCATGCGGGTTCTGGACTTCGCCGCCGGCTCGGGCCTGGTCGGCGTGGCGGCGATGCGGGCGGGGGCGGCCCAGGTCCTGTGCGCCGACATCGACCCCTTCTGCCAGGCGGCGGTGGCGGCCAATGCACAGGCCAACGGCGTGGTCCTGGGCTTTACCGACCGCAATCTTCTGGAGGCGCCGCCGCCCCCGGTGGATGTCATCTGCGCCGGGGACATCTGCTACGAAAAACCGATGACCGAGGCGGTTCTGGCCTGGCTGGATCAGGCGCGGGCGAAGGGGACACGGGTGCTGATCGGCGATCCGGGCCGCACCTACTTCCCCCGCTCGGGCCTGAACTTCCTAGCCGAATACCGCGTGCCGACGACGCGGGAGCTGGAGGACCAGGAGATCAAGCGATCCTCCGTCTGGGCCATGCCTTGA
- a CDS encoding neutral zinc metallopeptidase — MRWRGGETSGRIEDRRGLGGGAIAGGGIGVGVLALIGYFVFGIDPATTTQLASQFGGVGATEQQGQMGTPKDEAGRFVDVIGTNIDKVWAQKLEGYQPPKVAIYEQGTPTGCGYGQSAMGPFYCPTDKTVYLDLNFWQEMETQLGASGADFARAYVIAHEFGHHVQTLTGTSDQVRQAQQRASGQGEANRYSVALELQADCYAGVWARNAAAVSNGQVALEPGDIEEGMKTAQAIGDDTLQHRGGGRVSPESFTHGSSAQRVEWLQRGYQSGDPASCDTFSGA, encoded by the coding sequence ATGCGCTGGCGGGGTGGGGAAACGAGCGGCCGGATCGAGGATCGACGGGGTTTGGGCGGCGGCGCCATCGCAGGCGGCGGCATCGGCGTTGGCGTGCTGGCCCTGATCGGCTATTTCGTCTTCGGCATCGATCCCGCGACCACGACCCAGTTGGCCAGCCAGTTCGGCGGCGTCGGCGCGACCGAGCAGCAGGGGCAGATGGGCACGCCCAAGGACGAGGCCGGTCGGTTCGTCGACGTCATCGGCACGAACATTGACAAGGTTTGGGCGCAGAAGCTGGAAGGCTATCAGCCGCCCAAGGTCGCGATCTACGAACAGGGCACCCCGACCGGCTGCGGCTACGGCCAGTCGGCCATGGGGCCCTTCTATTGCCCGACCGACAAGACCGTCTATCTGGACCTGAACTTCTGGCAGGAGATGGAGACCCAGCTCGGGGCCTCCGGCGCCGACTTCGCCCGCGCCTATGTCATCGCCCACGAATTCGGCCACCACGTCCAGACCCTGACCGGCACTTCGGATCAGGTCCGTCAGGCCCAGCAGCGCGCCAGCGGTCAGGGCGAGGCCAACCGCTATTCCGTCGCCTTGGAGCTTCAGGCCGACTGCTACGCCGGTGTCTGGGCCAGGAACGCCGCCGCCGTCTCCAATGGCCAGGTCGCGCTGGAGCCCGGCGACATCGAAGAGGGCATGAAGACCGCCCAGGCCATCGGCGACGACACCCTGCAACATCGCGGCGGCGGTCGCGTCTCGCCCGAAAGCTTCACCCACGGCTCCTCGGCCCAGCGGGTCGAATGGCTGCAGCGCGGATATCAGTCGGGCGATCCTGCGTCGTGCGACACCTTTTCCGGCGCCTGA
- a CDS encoding DUF3298 domain-containing protein produces the protein MRSSPAKILLITVAVAATLSATLAACQRREDKPAQPTPAPAPAAVDGPLAYDAKTDYASVELTLPETVKTAPGLRAALYEAGVRELGQFAEGAQADLSEAGGGDRPYTRTVAYSPGGETPRLISLARTNFEDTGGAHPNVTYGGVVWDKTAKRPLGFADLFRAGPDTVALDKALCAAANAAKQARSPGSEPATLGGKMWTCPKALATPFILTPGSEPGKIGGITFLLDSYQIGPHSDGDYWIALPQSTFRTLLAPAYADQFGGAPVKAGDVTPKTS, from the coding sequence ATGCGCTCCTCCCCCGCCAAGATCCTGCTGATCACCGTCGCCGTCGCCGCAACCCTGTCCGCAACCCTGGCCGCCTGCCAGCGCCGCGAGGACAAGCCCGCCCAGCCGACGCCGGCGCCGGCCCCCGCCGCCGTGGACGGGCCGCTGGCCTATGACGCCAAGACCGACTACGCCAGCGTCGAACTGACCCTGCCCGAGACGGTGAAGACCGCCCCCGGCCTGCGCGCGGCCCTGTACGAGGCCGGGGTGCGCGAACTGGGCCAGTTCGCCGAGGGCGCCCAGGCGGACCTCAGCGAGGCGGGCGGCGGCGACCGTCCCTATACGCGCACCGTCGCCTATTCGCCGGGCGGCGAGACGCCCAGGCTGATCAGCCTGGCGCGCACCAATTTCGAGGACACGGGCGGCGCCCACCCCAATGTCACCTATGGCGGGGTCGTCTGGGACAAGACGGCCAAGCGGCCTCTGGGCTTCGCCGATCTGTTCCGCGCCGGGCCGGACACGGTCGCCCTGGACAAGGCCCTGTGCGCCGCCGCCAACGCGGCCAAACAGGCCCGTTCGCCGGGATCTGAGCCCGCGACCCTGGGCGGCAAGATGTGGACCTGCCCCAAGGCCCTGGCCACGCCCTTCATCCTGACGCCGGGGTCGGAGCCGGGCAAGATCGGCGGGATCACCTTCCTGCTCGATTCCTATCAGATCGGGCCGCATTCGGACGGCGACTACTGGATCGCCCTGCCGCAATCGACCTTCCGCACCCTGCTGGCCCCGGCCTACGCCGACCAGTTCGGCGGCGCCCCGGTCAAGGCAGGCGATGTGACGCCGAAGACCTCATAA
- a CDS encoding type 1 glutamine amidotransferase domain-containing protein, with protein sequence MAQSLSGKTVAILATDGVELVELNEPMKALKDAGAVVEIVSLKAGEFQGFDHLTPGDKVTADKAVAAVDASTYSALLLPGGVANPDLLRADADAVAFVRAFFDAGKPVAAICHAPWLLIEAGVVEGRTMTSFESIRTDLKNAGANVVNEEVVVDQGLVTSRCPDDIPAFNAKMIEEFGEGRHEGQAA encoded by the coding sequence ATGGCCCAATCCCTTTCCGGCAAGACCGTCGCCATCCTGGCGACCGACGGCGTCGAGCTGGTCGAACTGAATGAACCGATGAAGGCGCTGAAGGATGCGGGCGCGGTGGTCGAGATCGTGTCGCTGAAGGCCGGCGAGTTCCAGGGCTTCGATCATCTGACGCCGGGCGACAAGGTGACGGCCGACAAGGCGGTGGCGGCGGTGGACGCCTCGACCTATTCCGCTCTGCTGCTGCCGGGCGGGGTGGCCAACCCTGACTTGTTACGCGCCGATGCGGATGCGGTGGCCTTCGTGCGGGCCTTCTTCGATGCGGGCAAGCCGGTCGCCGCCATCTGTCACGCGCCCTGGCTGCTGATCGAAGCGGGCGTGGTCGAGGGGCGCACGATGACGTCGTTCGAGAGCATCCGCACCGACCTGAAGAACGCCGGGGCCAATGTGGTCAATGAAGAAGTGGTGGTGGATCAGGGACTCGTCACCAGCCGCTGCCCCGACGACATCCCGGCCTTCAACGCCAAGATGATCGAGGAATTCGGTGAGGGGCGCCACGAAGGTCAGGCGGCGTAA
- the pgm gene encoding phosphoglucomutase (alpha-D-glucose-1,6-bisphosphate-dependent) codes for MHDRAGLTARPEDLIDLDALLGAYEAVRPDITDPQQRVVFGTSGHRGSSLDGAFNQAHILAIAQSIAEYRAAQGIDGPLFLGQDTHGLSEPAFRTTLEVLIANGVEVLIDARDGYTPTPAVSHAILTHNRTNARQADGVLITPSHNPPRDGGIKYNPPSGGPAGGEATAAIAARANQLIEGGLTQVRRVPFAQAHAAAGRFDYLSAYIDDLPSVLDLDVIRNAGVRIGADPLGGAAVAYWGEIATRHRLDLTVVNDAVDPRWAFMPLDADGKIRMDCSSPSAMAGLIGMMKGGSAYDVAFGNDADADRHGVVTPDAGLMNPNHFLAVAIAYLFAHRPGWGAEVAVGKTLVSSSMIDRVVAGLGRRLVETPVGFKHFVPGLLDGSVGFGGEESAGASFLRRDGTVWTTDKDGLLLCLLAAEIQGRTGSSASRLYDDLTDRYGAPAYARMDAPATRSEKARLSALSPADVTATTLAGQPIVDILTKAPGNGEAIGGLKVVTQDAWFAARPSGTEDVYKIYAESFLGADHLATVQAEAKAVVGAALAG; via the coding sequence ATGCATGACCGCGCCGGCCTGACCGCACGCCCCGAAGACCTGATCGACCTGGATGCCCTGCTCGGCGCCTATGAGGCGGTGAGGCCCGACATCACCGATCCGCAGCAGCGGGTCGTCTTCGGCACCTCGGGCCACCGGGGGTCCAGTCTGGACGGCGCCTTCAACCAGGCCCATATCCTGGCCATCGCCCAGTCGATCGCCGAATACCGCGCGGCGCAAGGGATCGACGGTCCCCTTTTTCTGGGACAGGACACCCACGGCCTGTCCGAGCCGGCCTTCCGCACGACGCTGGAGGTTCTGATCGCCAACGGGGTCGAGGTGCTGATCGACGCCCGCGACGGCTATACCCCCACCCCCGCCGTGTCCCACGCCATCCTGACCCACAACCGCACAAACGCGCGGCAGGCCGACGGCGTCCTGATCACGCCTTCGCACAATCCGCCCCGCGACGGCGGCATCAAATACAATCCTCCCTCTGGAGGCCCGGCGGGGGGCGAGGCCACCGCCGCCATCGCCGCCCGCGCCAACCAGTTGATCGAGGGCGGCCTGACCCAGGTGCGCCGCGTCCCCTTCGCCCAGGCGCATGCGGCGGCCGGGCGGTTCGACTATCTGTCCGCCTATATCGACGATCTACCCAGCGTGCTGGACCTGGACGTCATTCGAAATGCCGGGGTCCGCATCGGCGCCGATCCGCTGGGCGGCGCGGCCGTCGCCTATTGGGGCGAGATCGCAACGCGGCACCGACTGGACCTGACCGTGGTGAACGACGCCGTCGATCCGCGCTGGGCCTTCATGCCGCTGGACGCCGACGGCAAGATCCGCATGGACTGTTCGTCGCCCTCGGCCATGGCCGGTCTGATCGGCATGATGAAGGGGGGTTCGGCCTATGACGTCGCCTTCGGCAACGACGCCGATGCGGATCGCCACGGCGTCGTCACCCCCGACGCGGGCCTGATGAACCCCAACCACTTCCTGGCCGTCGCCATCGCCTATCTGTTCGCCCATCGGCCGGGCTGGGGCGCCGAGGTGGCGGTGGGCAAGACCCTGGTGTCCTCCTCCATGATCGACCGGGTCGTGGCCGGCCTGGGGCGCCGCCTGGTGGAAACGCCGGTGGGGTTCAAACATTTCGTGCCGGGGCTGCTGGACGGCTCGGTGGGCTTCGGCGGCGAGGAGTCGGCCGGGGCGTCCTTCCTGCGACGCGACGGGACGGTCTGGACCACCGACAAGGACGGGCTTTTGCTGTGCCTGTTGGCCGCCGAAATCCAGGGCCGCACGGGAAGCAGCGCCAGCCGCCTCTACGACGACCTGACCGACCGCTACGGCGCGCCCGCCTATGCCCGGATGGACGCCCCGGCGACGCGGTCGGAGAAGGCGCGTCTGTCCGCCCTGTCGCCCGCCGACGTCACCGCCACCACCCTGGCCGGCCAGCCCATCGTCGACATCCTGACGAAGGCGCCCGGAAACGGCGAGGCCATCGGCGGGCTGAAGGTCGTGACCCAGGACGCCTGGTTCGCCGCCCGGCCGTCGGGGACAGAGGACGTCTACAAGATCTACGCCGAATCCTTCCTGGGCGCCGACCATCTGGCGACGGTCCAGGCCGAGGCCAAGGCGGTCGTCGGCGCCGCTCTGGCGGGCTGA
- a CDS encoding fatty acid desaturase family protein, with protein sequence MPAAPRIAPSILFTPQEWAPFQTRSAWVGPLLVLHCWAVIGLAVTAGVMAPWLIPICVMVVGTRQLGLAILMHEAAHGGLSRNARLNDFLGHWLCAVPIGASLKDYRPYHLRHHRFVQQPEDPDRMLSAPFPVTPASLRRKLIRDLTGQTFFKQRVLLPLAQIRAAPSSSDSAKGLRSSSPTSDSAKGMHEAAHDYESIVIGRSVLPFLAFNAVLLAGFIAAGVWWAFFALWLLPMATWFPMVTRLRNIAEHACVEGGGTNAFRAARTTRARWWERAFIAPYWVNFHAEHHLFMHVPCWKLPALHRAVRARPQGRAVEVAPGYLDVLRSVTTRPAP encoded by the coding sequence ATGCCCGCCGCACCGCGCATCGCTCCGTCGATTCTGTTCACGCCCCAAGAATGGGCGCCGTTCCAAACGCGCTCGGCCTGGGTCGGGCCGCTTCTGGTTCTGCATTGCTGGGCGGTGATCGGCCTGGCCGTGACGGCGGGGGTGATGGCCCCCTGGCTGATCCCGATCTGCGTCATGGTCGTCGGCACGCGCCAGCTGGGCCTGGCCATCCTGATGCACGAGGCGGCGCACGGCGGCCTGTCCAGGAACGCCCGCCTGAACGATTTCCTGGGCCACTGGCTGTGCGCCGTGCCCATCGGCGCCAGTCTGAAGGACTACCGCCCCTATCATCTGCGCCATCACCGTTTCGTCCAGCAGCCCGAGGATCCGGACCGGATGCTGTCGGCGCCCTTCCCCGTTACGCCCGCCTCGCTGCGACGCAAGCTGATCCGCGACCTGACCGGCCAGACCTTCTTCAAGCAGCGAGTGCTGCTGCCCCTGGCCCAAATCCGCGCCGCGCCGTCCTCAAGCGATAGCGCGAAGGGACTGCGCTCAAGCAGCCCGACAAGCGATAGCGCAAAAGGAATGCACGAAGCCGCCCACGATTATGAGTCCATCGTCATCGGACGGTCTGTCCTGCCTTTCCTGGCGTTCAACGCCGTCCTGCTGGCCGGCTTCATCGCGGCGGGCGTCTGGTGGGCCTTCTTCGCCCTGTGGCTGCTGCCGATGGCGACCTGGTTCCCGATGGTCACGCGGCTGAGAAACATCGCCGAACACGCCTGTGTCGAGGGCGGTGGCACGAACGCCTTCCGCGCCGCCCGCACCACCCGCGCCCGCTGGTGGGAACGCGCCTTCATCGCCCCCTATTGGGTCAACTTCCACGCCGAGCATCATCTGTTCATGCATGTGCCCTGTTGGAAGCTGCCGGCCCTGCACCGCGCCGTGCGCGCCCGGCCGCAAGGGCGGGCGGTGGAGGTCGCGCCCGGCTATCTGGACGTGCTGCGCAGCGTGACGACACGCCCCGCCCCGTGA
- a CDS encoding helix-turn-helix transcriptional regulator has product MKNRLKLLRVERGWTQEQLGQALGVSRQAVIALETERHDPSLDLAYRIAAVFERPVEDIFENPHSA; this is encoded by the coding sequence ATGAAGAATCGTCTGAAGCTGTTGCGGGTCGAACGCGGCTGGACCCAGGAACAGCTGGGCCAGGCGCTGGGGGTGTCGCGTCAGGCGGTGATCGCCCTGGAGACCGAACGGCACGATCCGTCGCTGGACCTGGCCTATCGCATCGCCGCCGTGTTCGAACGGCCGGTCGAGGATATCTTCGAGAACCCGCATTCGGCCTGA
- a CDS encoding UbiA family prenyltransferase, producing MTFAPLPDAGANWVDRHAPEGLKPWLKLGRFDRPIGIWLLLLPGWQGIALALAQYRQAPGLYDLWLYDVWLFVGFGVGACLMRAAGCAFNDIVDRDFDAKVARTAQRPIPSGRLSVKQAWAFVVGCSLVSLSILLTLPTVAILLGVGSLALVAAYPFMKRITWWPQAWLGLTFNWGALMGFAAALPLAAAALLLPADLAGEFRPFLWSPASDSGYAVGLAWQVYLPAILLWIGGVFWTLGYDTIYALQDIEDDAMVGVKSSARRLASAVRPGVAVFYALAVVFAALAGLAAGLGPLFWIGLIAYAAHLALQTRRIAPADGPLALRLFRSNREAGFILLFAIGLGAVWSPS from the coding sequence ATGACGTTCGCCCCCCTACCCGACGCCGGCGCCAACTGGGTGGACCGCCATGCGCCCGAAGGACTGAAACCCTGGCTGAAGCTGGGGCGGTTCGACCGGCCCATCGGCATCTGGCTTCTGCTGCTGCCCGGCTGGCAGGGGATCGCCCTGGCCCTGGCGCAGTATCGCCAGGCGCCGGGCCTGTATGATCTATGGCTGTATGATGTCTGGCTTTTCGTCGGCTTCGGCGTCGGCGCCTGTCTGATGCGAGCGGCGGGCTGCGCCTTCAACGACATCGTCGACCGCGACTTCGACGCCAAGGTCGCCCGCACGGCTCAACGACCCATTCCCTCGGGCCGGCTCAGCGTCAAGCAGGCGTGGGCCTTCGTCGTGGGCTGCAGCCTGGTCAGCCTGTCGATCCTTTTGACCCTGCCGACCGTGGCGATCCTGCTGGGCGTCGGCTCGCTGGCCCTGGTCGCGGCCTATCCCTTCATGAAGCGGATCACCTGGTGGCCCCAGGCCTGGCTGGGACTGACCTTCAACTGGGGCGCCCTGATGGGGTTCGCCGCCGCCCTGCCCCTGGCGGCGGCCGCCCTTCTGCTCCCTGCCGACCTGGCTGGCGAGTTCCGCCCCTTCCTATGGTCGCCCGCCAGCGACAGCGGCTACGCCGTCGGCCTAGCCTGGCAGGTCTATCTGCCCGCGATCCTGCTGTGGATCGGCGGCGTCTTCTGGACCCTGGGCTATGACACCATCTACGCCCTTCAGGACATCGAGGACGACGCCATGGTCGGGGTGAAGTCCTCGGCGCGGCGGCTTGCCTCGGCCGTGCGGCCGGGGGTCGCCGTCTTCTACGCGCTGGCCGTGGTGTTCGCCGCCCTGGCGGGGTTGGCGGCCGGGCTGGGGCCGCTGTTCTGGATCGGCCTCATCGCCTACGCCGCGCATCTGGCCTTGCAGACGCGCCGGATCGCTCCGGCGGACGGCCCCCTGGCCCTGAGGCTGTTCCGGTCGAACCGGGAGGCGGGCTTCATCCTGCTTTTCGCCATCGGCCTGGGCGCAGTCTGGTCGCCGTCCTGA
- a CDS encoding GIN domain-containing protein, whose product MIRTLFIIAGAALVLCLVTVGGALAIGGHDLQRHGWAWTIKNRDGETVRFERVQGDAADLGPLTTRTLAWTGGETLTVDSSVDVEYVQGDANSVVVTGPKALADRVRIEDGHIRLGEGDERVVFGWDSGNFSARTERDELKVVVTAPNVTRFVANGSGDLTIRSYDQPSLALDIAGSSDVSASGRADRLSLDIAGAGDADLASLTLKDAKIDIAGSGEATVAATGTVDVDINGSGDINLALRPAKLNSSISGSGEVHQN is encoded by the coding sequence ATGATCCGCACCCTGTTCATCATCGCCGGCGCCGCCTTGGTGCTGTGTTTGGTCACTGTGGGCGGCGCCCTCGCCATCGGCGGCCACGACCTGCAACGCCACGGCTGGGCTTGGACCATCAAGAACCGCGACGGCGAGACCGTTCGCTTCGAACGGGTCCAGGGCGACGCCGCCGACCTCGGCCCCCTCACCACCCGCACCCTGGCCTGGACCGGCGGCGAGACCCTGACCGTCGATTCCAGCGTCGATGTCGAATACGTCCAGGGCGACGCCAACTCCGTGGTCGTCACCGGACCCAAGGCCCTGGCCGACCGGGTGCGGATCGAGGACGGCCATATCCGTCTGGGCGAAGGCGACGAGCGCGTCGTCTTCGGCTGGGACAGCGGGAATTTTTCGGCCCGCACGGAGCGCGACGAACTGAAGGTCGTCGTCACGGCCCCCAATGTGACCCGCTTCGTCGCCAACGGCTCGGGCGATCTGACCATCCGCAGTTACGACCAACCGTCGCTGGCGCTGGACATCGCCGGGTCGTCGGACGTCTCGGCCTCGGGCCGCGCCGATCGGCTGAGCCTGGACATCGCCGGTGCGGGCGACGCCGACCTGGCCAGCCTGACGCTGAAGGACGCCAAGATCGACATCGCCGGCTCCGGAGAGGCGACGGTCGCCGCCACCGGCACGGTGGACGTCGACATCAACGGCTCGGGCGACATCAACCTGGCCCTGCGTCCGGCCAAGCTGAACAGCAGCATCTCGGGCTCGGGGGAAGTTCACCAGAACTGA